A stretch of the Musa acuminata AAA Group cultivar baxijiao chromosome BXJ2-7, Cavendish_Baxijiao_AAA, whole genome shotgun sequence genome encodes the following:
- the LOC103991094 gene encoding protein STRUBBELIG-RECEPTOR FAMILY 5-like isoform X1, with protein MARYFPRVLPLLLFLRLSDLVRGNTDQADVSALNVMYSSLNSPSQLTGWSSSGGDPCGNNWKGIKCSGSSVTKITLSGLQLTGTMGYQLSSLISVTYFDLSKNNLNGDIPYQLPPNTTHLNLAGNALTGGIPYSVSQMNHLKYLNLASNQLSGQLTDMFGELSSLSLLDLSFNRFSGNLPNSFGSLSSLKTLNLQNNQLSGSVDVLATLSLENLNVQNNQFTGWIPNKLKSINNLKVGGNSWSTGKPPPGMVTARDNNGKSHKSSIKDAKHNKVKKGKQHSDLKGAVIAVILIAVLVVALILLALVKRRSSGSSHYTDERLSHNRSFSPLADNKFTGLKDSSSSIDIKAIETSSMELKPPAAETQKTYNDNEFANKLNSRGSTDPVSLTIYALTDLQAATGSFSSSHLLGQGNIGCVYKAKFNDGKVLAVKKIETLNLSGSCSYDFMEIVSGISRLHHSNIAELLGYCSSSGYQLLVYELQQNGSLHGFLHLSDDYSRPLTWDTRVRIALGTARAIEYLHEVCAPSVVHKNIKSSNILLDTELNPCLADCGLVIFFEDTSENLGPGYNAPECTKPSAYSMKSDVYSFGVVMLELLTGRKPYDSSKPKIEQSLVRWAASQLHDIDALAQMVDPALRGLYPPKSLSRFADVISLCIQPEPEFRPAMSEVVQSLVRCVQRTSIRKRMGRDRSTSRRSNDSNHGYY; from the exons ATGGCTCGATATTTCCCACGAGTGCTGCCGCTCTTGCTGTTTCTGCGGCTCTCCGATCTTGTCCGCGGCAACACCGACCAGGCCGATG TCTCTGCCTTAAATGTTATGTATAGCAGCTTAAATTCCCCCTCTCAGCTGACTGGTTGGAGTTCCAGCGGTGGTGACCCCTGTGGCAACAATTGGAAAGGCATCAAGTGCTCTGGCTCATCCGTAACAAAAAT CACACTCTCAGGTCTTCAATTGACTGGTACAATGGGTTACCAACTCTCTAGCTTGATTtcagtaacttattt TGACTTGAGCAAGAACAATCTTAATGGTGATATACCTTACCAACTTCCTCCTAACACCACTCATTT AAATCTTGCTGGAAATGCACTTACTGGAGGGATTCCTTATTCAGTTTCTCAAATGAATCATCTTAAGTATTT GAATCTTGCCAGTAATCAGCTCAGTGGACAGTTGACTGATATGTTTGGAGAGCTTTCTAGTCTCTCACTGCT GGATCTCTCATTCAACCGCTTCTCAGGTAACCTGCCTAATAGCTTTGGATCTCTCTCGAGTCTCAAAACTTT GAATTTGCAGAACAATCAGTTAAGTGGTTCAGTTGATGTTCTTGCCACTCTATCTTTAGAAAACCT GAATGTTCAGAACAATCAGTTCACCGGATGGATTCCCAACAAATTGAAAAGTATAAATAATCTTAA GGTTGGAGGAAATTCTTGGTCAACTGGAAAACCACCTCCAGGTATGGTTACAGCTAGAGATAATAATGGCAAAAGCCACAAAAGCTCAATTAAAGATGCCAAACATAACAAAGTTAAAAAAGGAAAACAACATTCAGACCTGAAAGGTGCAGTCATTGCTGTGATACTGATAGCTGTGTTAGTTGTGGCCCTTATTTTATTGGCTTTGGTTAAGCGAAGATCTTCAGGTTCATCTCATTATACTGACGAACGACTCAGCCATAACAGATCATTTAGTCCTCTAGCAGACAATAAGTTTACAG GGCTTAAggattcttcttcttcaattgacaTAAAGGCTATAGAAACATCTTCCATGGAGCTTAAACCACCAGCAGCTGAAACCCAAAAAACATACAATGATAATGAGTTTGCAAATAAACTTAATTCCAGAGGGAGCACAGATCCCGTTAGTCTCACTATTTATGCATTAACTGACTTGCAAGCTGCTACCGGAAGCTTTAGCTCTAGCCACCTTCTTGGGCAAGGTAACATCGGATGTGTATACAAGGCAAAATTTAATGATGGGAAG GTTTTGGCTGTTAAGAAGATAGAGACATTAAATTTATCAGGAAGCTGTTCTTATGATTTTATGGAGATAGTCTCTGGCATCTCCAGGTTGCATCATTCAAACATCGCTGAACTTTTGGGTTATTGCTCATCATCTGGCTACCAACTCCTAGTATATGAACTACAACAGAATGGTTCTCTCCATGGATTTTTACATTTATCGGATGATTATAGCAGACCATTGACCTGGGACACTAGAGTGAGGATTGCTCTTGGGACAGCCCGTGCTATAGA GTACTTGCACGAGGTCTGTGCCCCATCTGTGGTTCACAAAAACATAAAGTCTTCAAACATTTTGCTTGATACTGAGCTAAACCCATGCTTGGCCGACTGTGGTCTAGTCATCTTCTTTGAG GACACAAGTGAGAACTTGGGCCCCGGATACAATGCTCCTGAATGCACAAAACCTTCTGCCTATTCAATGAAGAGTGATGTCTACAGCTTTGGAGTTGTCATGCTGGAGCTATTGACAGGTCGTAAGCCCTATGACAG TTCGAAGCCAAAAATTGAACAGTCATTGGTTCGCTGGGCAGCATCACAGCTTCATGACATTGATGCGTTGGCACAGATGGTGGACCCGGCCCTCCGTGGCCTCTATCCGCCAAAGTCATTGTCTCGATTTGCTGATGTCATCTCTCTCTGTATTCAG CCGGAGCCTGAGTTCCGGCCTGCAATGTCAGAAGTGGTGCAATCACTGGTTCGTTGTGTTCAGCGCACTAGTATCAGGAAGAGGATGGGCCGAGATCGGAGCACCTCTCGCAGGAGCAATGATTCTAATCATGGATACTACTGA
- the LOC103991094 gene encoding protein STRUBBELIG-RECEPTOR FAMILY 5-like isoform X2, with protein sequence MARYFPRVLPLLLFLRLSDLVRGNTDQADVSALNVMYSSLNSPSQLTGWSSSGGDPCGNNWKGIKCSGSSVTKITLSGLQLTGTMGYQLSSLISVTYFDLSKNNLNGDIPYQLPPNTTHLNLAGNALTGGIPYSVSQMNHLKYLNLASNQLSGQLTDMFGELSSLSLLDLSFNRFSGNLPNSFGSLSSLKTLNLQNNQNVQNNQFTGWIPNKLKSINNLKVGGNSWSTGKPPPGMVTARDNNGKSHKSSIKDAKHNKVKKGKQHSDLKGAVIAVILIAVLVVALILLALVKRRSSGSSHYTDERLSHNRSFSPLADNKFTGLKDSSSSIDIKAIETSSMELKPPAAETQKTYNDNEFANKLNSRGSTDPVSLTIYALTDLQAATGSFSSSHLLGQGNIGCVYKAKFNDGKVLAVKKIETLNLSGSCSYDFMEIVSGISRLHHSNIAELLGYCSSSGYQLLVYELQQNGSLHGFLHLSDDYSRPLTWDTRVRIALGTARAIEYLHEVCAPSVVHKNIKSSNILLDTELNPCLADCGLVIFFEDTSENLGPGYNAPECTKPSAYSMKSDVYSFGVVMLELLTGRKPYDSSKPKIEQSLVRWAASQLHDIDALAQMVDPALRGLYPPKSLSRFADVISLCIQPEPEFRPAMSEVVQSLVRCVQRTSIRKRMGRDRSTSRRSNDSNHGYY encoded by the exons ATGGCTCGATATTTCCCACGAGTGCTGCCGCTCTTGCTGTTTCTGCGGCTCTCCGATCTTGTCCGCGGCAACACCGACCAGGCCGATG TCTCTGCCTTAAATGTTATGTATAGCAGCTTAAATTCCCCCTCTCAGCTGACTGGTTGGAGTTCCAGCGGTGGTGACCCCTGTGGCAACAATTGGAAAGGCATCAAGTGCTCTGGCTCATCCGTAACAAAAAT CACACTCTCAGGTCTTCAATTGACTGGTACAATGGGTTACCAACTCTCTAGCTTGATTtcagtaacttattt TGACTTGAGCAAGAACAATCTTAATGGTGATATACCTTACCAACTTCCTCCTAACACCACTCATTT AAATCTTGCTGGAAATGCACTTACTGGAGGGATTCCTTATTCAGTTTCTCAAATGAATCATCTTAAGTATTT GAATCTTGCCAGTAATCAGCTCAGTGGACAGTTGACTGATATGTTTGGAGAGCTTTCTAGTCTCTCACTGCT GGATCTCTCATTCAACCGCTTCTCAGGTAACCTGCCTAATAGCTTTGGATCTCTCTCGAGTCTCAAAACTTT GAATTTGCAGAACAATCA GAATGTTCAGAACAATCAGTTCACCGGATGGATTCCCAACAAATTGAAAAGTATAAATAATCTTAA GGTTGGAGGAAATTCTTGGTCAACTGGAAAACCACCTCCAGGTATGGTTACAGCTAGAGATAATAATGGCAAAAGCCACAAAAGCTCAATTAAAGATGCCAAACATAACAAAGTTAAAAAAGGAAAACAACATTCAGACCTGAAAGGTGCAGTCATTGCTGTGATACTGATAGCTGTGTTAGTTGTGGCCCTTATTTTATTGGCTTTGGTTAAGCGAAGATCTTCAGGTTCATCTCATTATACTGACGAACGACTCAGCCATAACAGATCATTTAGTCCTCTAGCAGACAATAAGTTTACAG GGCTTAAggattcttcttcttcaattgacaTAAAGGCTATAGAAACATCTTCCATGGAGCTTAAACCACCAGCAGCTGAAACCCAAAAAACATACAATGATAATGAGTTTGCAAATAAACTTAATTCCAGAGGGAGCACAGATCCCGTTAGTCTCACTATTTATGCATTAACTGACTTGCAAGCTGCTACCGGAAGCTTTAGCTCTAGCCACCTTCTTGGGCAAGGTAACATCGGATGTGTATACAAGGCAAAATTTAATGATGGGAAG GTTTTGGCTGTTAAGAAGATAGAGACATTAAATTTATCAGGAAGCTGTTCTTATGATTTTATGGAGATAGTCTCTGGCATCTCCAGGTTGCATCATTCAAACATCGCTGAACTTTTGGGTTATTGCTCATCATCTGGCTACCAACTCCTAGTATATGAACTACAACAGAATGGTTCTCTCCATGGATTTTTACATTTATCGGATGATTATAGCAGACCATTGACCTGGGACACTAGAGTGAGGATTGCTCTTGGGACAGCCCGTGCTATAGA GTACTTGCACGAGGTCTGTGCCCCATCTGTGGTTCACAAAAACATAAAGTCTTCAAACATTTTGCTTGATACTGAGCTAAACCCATGCTTGGCCGACTGTGGTCTAGTCATCTTCTTTGAG GACACAAGTGAGAACTTGGGCCCCGGATACAATGCTCCTGAATGCACAAAACCTTCTGCCTATTCAATGAAGAGTGATGTCTACAGCTTTGGAGTTGTCATGCTGGAGCTATTGACAGGTCGTAAGCCCTATGACAG TTCGAAGCCAAAAATTGAACAGTCATTGGTTCGCTGGGCAGCATCACAGCTTCATGACATTGATGCGTTGGCACAGATGGTGGACCCGGCCCTCCGTGGCCTCTATCCGCCAAAGTCATTGTCTCGATTTGCTGATGTCATCTCTCTCTGTATTCAG CCGGAGCCTGAGTTCCGGCCTGCAATGTCAGAAGTGGTGCAATCACTGGTTCGTTGTGTTCAGCGCACTAGTATCAGGAAGAGGATGGGCCGAGATCGGAGCACCTCTCGCAGGAGCAATGATTCTAATCATGGATACTACTGA
- the LOC135616698 gene encoding probable serine/threonine-protein kinase PBL17, which produces MGSCLSLEEQKKAAGSPHQVDRRIDPCRQNSVSLLPPPKGVEDLRVVAGYGNVNTFTYSQLSAATKNFRPDQILGNGGFGIVYRGFLDENIKPGFKSTQVAVKKLNPEGVQGDKEWLAEVNYLGQLSHPNLVKLIGYCCEGDHRLLVYEYMARGSLERHLFRRVCVTMPWPTRIKIALGAAKGLAFLHAAERPIIYRDFKTSNILLDADYNAKLSDFGLAKEGPMGDETHVSTQVVGTEGYAAPEYVTTGHLTARSDVYGFGVVLLEMLVGKKAMDKSRPSEEHNLVDWARPFLTHTRKLLKIIDPRMEGQYSRKAAMVVAGLVHRCLSQTPKGRPAMNQVVETLDSIQELPECREDTLLQSGGNSLILFEAPKVDNNTIKNSSTKKEAENKSKMHDRRRTKHGNGRSKSETPMVFHASSPSP; this is translated from the exons ATGGGTAGCTGCCTGTCTCTGGAGGAACAGA AGAAAGCTGCTGGCTCACCGCATCAAGTTGATCGACGAATAGATCCATGTCGCCAGAATAGCGTAAGCCTATTGCCACCTCCCAAGGGTGTCGAAGACTTGCGGGTCGTAGCTGGATATGGAAATGTCAACACATTTACATATAGCCAGTTAAGTGCAGCTACCAAGAATTTTAGGCCAGATCAAATTCTTGGAAATGGGGGTTTTGGAATTGTATATAGAGGCTTTTTAGATGAGAACATCAAGCCAGGTTTCAAGTCTACCCAAGTTGCTGTGAAAAAGTTGAATCCAGAAGGTGTTCAGGGGGACAAGGAATGGCTG GCAGAAGTCAATTATCTCGGGCAATTAAGTCATCCAAATCTTGTTAAACTTATTGGTTACTGCTGTGAAGGTGATCATAGACTACTGGTTTATGAGTATATGGCTCGTGGCAGTCTTGAAAGGCATCTTTTTCGAC GGGTTTGCGTAACAATGCCATGGCCTACTCGGATAAAGATAGCCCTCGGTGCTGCAAAAGGACTTGCCTTTCTTCATGCAGCAGAAAGACCCATAATTTATCGAGACttcaagacatcaaatattttactAGATGCG GATTATAATGCTAAGCTTTCAGACTTTGGCCTTGCAAAGGAGGGACCCATGGGAGATGAAACTCATGTTTCCACTCAAGTCGTGGGTACAGAAGGATATGCAGCTCCTGAGTATGTAACGACTG GTCACTTAACTGCAAGGAGCGATGTCTATGGTTTTGGTGTTGTTCTCCTTGAGATGCTCGTGGGGAAAAAGGCAATGGACAAGAGTAGACCAAGTGAAGAACATAACCTAGTTGATTGGGCTCGCCCTTTCTTGACACACACCAGGAAGCTACTCAAGATAATAGATCCTAGAATGGAAGGGCAGTACTCGAGGAAAGCAGCCATGGTGGTGGCtggattggtccatcgatgcctcAGCCAGACTCCGAAAGGGAGGCCCGCCATGAACCAAGTAGTTGAGACCCTCGACAGCATCCAAGAGCTGCCTGAGTGCAGGGAAGACACACTGCTTCAGAGTGGGGGAAACTCTCTGATTCTCTTTGAGGCTCCAAAAGTGGACAATAACACTATAAAAAACTCTTCAACCAAGAAGGAAGCCGAAAACAAATCAAAGATGCATGACAGGAGAAGAACAAAGCATGGAAATGGCAGGAGCAAAAGTGAAACGCCTATGGTTTTTCACGCATCCAGTCCCTCGCCATAG